Proteins encoded within one genomic window of Pseudorasbora parva isolate DD20220531a chromosome 3, ASM2467924v1, whole genome shotgun sequence:
- the si:ch73-321d9.2 gene encoding uncharacterized protein si:ch73-321d9.2, translating to MAVKRPAKLRVILNPDDTRKLILPHGIPESIEHLMDEVRKVCGLNGNLRLQYQDRDFGDALVNLTSTAELEDLATIKVIPITDDCSQVITLTVCDDIAQSNDTELLSTPSSSVSTRTQMWPCEFLIPTFSYDTELQLEKGNAVFRSNSTRLTLSSKTKSDILDKLAEEIFKFKAYPTDVDFSHVAEALMKKHPCLSEPGSYNGCYGWKQRLKTKMGNYRTQLKGLGCSEILVNSLKSKAPEDGFPAKKIKRPKRGEANHIPDIPTGETPDKLEDERLSLLSEVKKRNNQAVVKAKMDKTFSLRRQDIVAKGSAVDELKERWPALFTLDEINAEFIHITTIPLLTRFLASLDKHHSKLIEIVRNKGGVVRERAQNILNVLDQSLEVNQKRECLLKCLIVYLGEDVDKLIKEYLVAQKEEAETELERCTMAVFVIKEDEDPLQPPRHIGIVIEGVEVLNDLPSVPHACAMLFGLMCVLNLSYPSELKYTFDALQKIFMEIEPKKMTRRVFSLSVKL from the exons ATGGCAGTTAAAAGGCCAGCCAAGCTGCGGGTTATTCTGAATCCCGATGACACCAGGAAGCTAATTCTGCCTCATGGCATTCCAGAATCAATTGAGCATCTTATGGATGAAGTCAGGAAAGTGTGTGGGTTAAATGGCAATTTAAGGCTGCAATACCAAGACAGAGACTTTGGAGATGCGCTAGTGAACTTGACGTCTACTGCGGAGCTTGAGGATTTGGCAACTATCAAGGTCATCCCAATAACTGATGATTGTAGCCAAGTAATCACACTCACTGTCTGTGACGATATAGCTCAATCAAATGACACAGAGCTCCTGTCCACTCCCTCTAGTTCGGTCTCTACAAGAACTCAGATGTGGCCATGTGAGTTTCTGATTCCAACATTCTCCTATGACACTGAACTACAGTTAGAAAAGGGAAATGCTGTGTTCAGGTCAAACAGCACAAGGTTGACACTGAGTTCAAAAACAAAGTCAGATATTTTGGACAAGTTAGCAGAAGAGatattcaagttcaaagccTACCCAACAGATGTTGACTTCAGTCACGTTGCTGAGGCACTAATGAAGAAACACCCATGCCTCTCTGAACCTGGCTCATACAATGGTTGCTATGGGTGGAAGCAGCGGCTGAAGACAAAAATGGGCAACTACCGAACACAGCTGAAGGGCCTTGGGTGTTCTGAAATACTTGTAAATTCCCTTAAGTCTAAAGCTCCAGAGGATGGATTCCCagcaaaaaaaatcaagagacctaAGAGAGGAGAGGCCAACCACATACCTGACATTCCAACCGGAGAGACTCCAGACAAGTTGGAAGATGAGAGACTATCACTTTTAAGTGAAGTAAAGAAGCGAAACAATCAGGCAGTGGTGAAGGCCAAAATGGACAAGACTTTTTCCCTGCGAAGGCAGGACATCGTGGCAAAAGGATCGGCAGTGGACGAGTTGAAAGAAAGGTGGCCTGCATTGTTTACACTGGATGAG atcaATGCTGAATTTATACATATAACAACTATTCCACTTCTAACACGATTCCTGGCATCTCTGGACAAGCACCACAGCAAACTAATAGAGATTGTCAGAAACAAGGGCGGAGTTGTTAGAGAGAGGGCCCAGAATATTCTGAATGTTCTTGATCAG AGCCTCGAGGTGAATCAAAAAAGGGAGTGTCTGCTAAAATGCCTTATTGTGTACCTTGGAGAAGATGTGGACAAACTTATCAAGGAGTATCTG GTTGCTCAGAAGGAGGAAGCTGAAACTGAGCTTGAGAGATGTACAATGGCAGTGTTTGTCATCAAGGAAGATGAGGATCCTCTCCAGCCACCACGTCACATTGGAATTGTCATTGAAGGTGTGGAGGTCCTTAATGACTTGCCATCAGTCCCACATGCATGTGCCATGTTGTTTGGGCTCATGTGTGTTTTAAATTTGAGCTATCCAAGTGAGCTCAAATACACCTTTGATGCATTGCAGAAAATTTTCATGGAGATAGAACCCAAGAAAATGACACGCAGAGTGTTCAGTCTGAGTGTCAAGCTCTAA